TTAATGCGTCGACGCCGATCCCGCAGGGCATCCAATCCGCAAGCATCATGTTCGCCACCGTGCCTATTTTGCTCGTGTACCCTTGGCTGCAGAAATACTTTATTTCCGGCATGCTGGTCGGCGCGGTGAAGGGGTAGCCGCTAGAGGTAGCTGCGCTTCGGCGGTCGTATTCGATGCGCGCGCCGAAGGTATCTATACATTTATAACAATAAAGGGAGGCAGTAACGAATGCGACAATCGATTCGCACATCCATGATGGCCCTGCTCGCCTTGCTTATGGCGACGATGATGGTATTGTCGGCTTGCAGCGGCGGCGGGAGCGAGGGCGGCTCCGGCAACGAACCGCAAACCGGGACGGAGAAGACGGACGGGAAGAGCGCCGAGCAGCCGAGCGGGGAGCGCATTACGCTGAAGGTCGAGCTGTTCGACCGGAACAATACGCCGGCCGGCGAACCGCCGATTACGGACAATTTCATGACGAAGTATATTCAGGAGAATTTCGGAGATCCGAACAACATCGATGTCGAATTCGTTACCGTGCCGCGCGCGGAGGAAGTGGATAAGCTGAACGTGCTGATGGCGTCCGGCTCCGCGCCGGATATCGTCTTCACGTACAACAAGCCGACTGTGCAGAACTACGTGAAGAGCGGGGGCCTCACCGACCTCGGGCCGATCATCGAAGAGCATGGTCCGAATTTGAAAAAGGTGCTCGGCCCGTCCCTTCCGTACGGCGTGTTCGAGGGTAAGCAATACGTTATCCCGGCGCTGCGCGTCATCCAATCCCAAACGACGACGTTCATTCGCAAGGATTGGCTGGATCAGCTGGGGCTGCCGCTGCCGGAGACGACGGACCAGTTCGTCGAAGCGATGCGAGCCTTCAAAGAGAAGGATCCCGGCAATACGGGCGGCAAAGTCATTCCTTACGGCTATATCGACGTATTCCATACGATGCCGCTCGTGAACTCGTTCTGGAAATGGGACGAAATCGACGACAAAGAACTGTATGCGGTTCCAAGATGGCTGCAGCCGGGCAGCAAAGAAGGCTACCGATTGCTGAATACGATGTACAACGAAGGACTGCTCGATCCCGACTTCGCGATCGCGGACGAATTCAGCCAGCAGTTCGCACAGCAAGTCGTGACCGGGATCGCCGGCGCCGCGACGCCGAATACGAACGAACCGGTATACAACGGGTACTACACGAACCTGAAGGCGAACAATCCGGATGCGGTGCTCGAGCCGATCGATCCGTTCTCCACGCCGGACGGCAAACATCCGAAGCCGATATACGAGCCGATCGGCGCCTACCTGATGGTGCCGGCTTCGAGCAAGAACGCGGTCGCGGCCGTGAAATACCTCAATTGGATGGCGGACCCGGCCAACATTCTCGTGCTGCAGAACGGGCAAGAAGGCGTCTCCTACGAGATGAGCGACGACGGATTGCCGGTGCTGCTCGATACGCCGGAAGCGCAGAACCTGCTGTACAACTACTACGACTACTGCATCATCTTGAACGGAAAATACATCTCGACGGAGGATCCGAATCTGAACATCGCGGCCAACGCGTTCGATCCGGACTTCAAAGACTTCACCGTGGGGAGTATTCAGGCGGGGACGAACGATGGCTACACGCTGCCGCGCGTCGACATTCCAGTCGAAGCGGAGATCAAGTATGCCAAAATTTTGGAAGACTTCGAGAAGGAAATGTTGGCGAAGATCGTTACCGCGAAGCCGGATCAGTTCGACAAAGTGTACGACGAGCAAGTCAAAGAGTTTCTGGCAATGGGCGGTCAAGCGGTCATGGACGGGAAGATGAAGGCGTACGATGAATTTTATAAGAAATAAAAGCAGTTAGGAATGCAGTAGGCTCCCTGCGGCGAAAGGCATGCCGGGGGCCTGCTTTCCATGAATCAAGGAGTGTGAGAATCATGTTGAACGTAGCGATCATCGGAGCCGGCGCCATTTCTCCGGCCCACATTCAGGCGTATTTGCAATTTCCGGAGCGTTGCAAAATTGTGGCGATCTGCGACATTTACCCGGAGAAGGCGAAGCAGAAGGTAGAGGAATTCCGGTTGGACGCGGAAGTCGTTGCCGACTATAAGCAGCTGCTCAGCCGGGACGACATCGATTTGGTTTCCGTGTGCACGCCCCCTTACACGCATGCGGAGACGGCGATCGCCTTCCTCGACGCGGGCAAGCACGTGATCGTCGAGAAGCCGATGGCCTCGTCGCTCGAGGAATGCGACGCGATGAACGAGGCGGCGGAGCGCAGCGGGAAGAAGCTGTCCGTCGTGGCGCAAAACCGCTTTACGACGCCGATGTGGAAGCTGAAAGCCGTACTCGACACGAAGCTCATGGGGCCGATCGTACATACGCAGGTCGATTCGTACTGGTGGCGCGGCCATTGCTACTATGATCTGTGGTGGAGAGGCACGTGGGAGAAAGAAGGCGGCGGCTGTACGCTCAATCATGCGGTGCACCATATCGATATCTTCCAGTGGATGAACGGCATGCCGTCGGAGATTACGGCCGTGATGAGCAATACGTCGCACGATAACGCCGAAGTCGAAGACCTCTCGATCGCGATCGCTCGTTACGAGAATGGAGCGCTCGCGCAGATTACGAGCTCCGTCGTGCATCACGGGCAGGAGCAGCAGTTGATATTCCAAGGGAAGCGAGCCCGCGTGTCCGCGCCTTGGAAGGTGACCGCGTCAACCTCGAAATCGAACGGATTTCCGGAGGAGGACAAGGCGCTGGAGGCGAAAATCCAGCAGGCGTACGACGAGCAGGAGGATTTGGCGCACGAGGGGCATCGCGGACAAATTTTGGATGTGCTTACCGCGATCGAGGGGGACGGGGCGGTATTGGTTGACGGCATTCAAGGGAGGCGTACGCTCGAGCTCATTACCGCCATTTATCAATCCGCTAGCACGGGGCGCTCGGTGCAGCTGCCGCTCGGGCCGGAGAGTCCTTTTTACACAAGGGAAGGGATTTTAAAGAACGCGACGTATTTCTATGAGAAGAAAACCAGCGTGGACAATTTTAACGACAATACGATTACTTTCGGCGGCAACGCTTAATGGGATGGGAGGGGCACGACATGACGAACCGGCAGGACGGGATGAATTACGCGCCGAAGGGGAAGCCGAACCGCGTCGTTAAGGCGGGGGAGTTCGCGTTCGCGGCGATCGGGCTGGATCACGGCCATATCTACGGCATGTGCAACGGGTTGATCGAGGCGGGGGCAGAGCTCGTAGCGGTATACGATCCGGACCCAGAGAAGGTGAAACGGTTCATAACCGCTTTCCCGCAGGCGAAAGCGGCGTCGTCCGAGGAAGAGGTGCTGAACGATCCGGCCGTTCGGCTGATCGCCGGCGCCTGCATCCCTTCGGAGCGCGGCGCGCTCGGGCTTCGAGCGTTGGACAGCGGCAAACATTATTTCGTGGATAAGCCCGCGTTCACGACGCAGGAGCAGCTGGAGGCGGCCCGACGAAAGACGGAGGAGACGGGGCTGAAGTGGGGGATCTATTACAGCGAACGGCTCCACGTGGAAAGCGCCGTGTTCGCCGGTCAACTGATCGAAGAGGGCGCGATCGGCCGCGTCGTGCAGGTGATCGGGACGGGGCCGCATCGCGCGAACGCGCCGAGCCGACCGGATTGGTTTTTCGATCCGGCGTATTACGGCGGTATCTTGTGCGACATCGGCTCGCACCAGATCGAGCAGTTTCTGTTTTACGCGGGAGCCAAGGATGCGAAAGTGCTGCACAGCAAGGTTGCGAACTATAATTTTAAGAATTACCAGAAATTCGAGGATTTCGGGGACGCTACGCTCGTCGCGGATAACGGGGCGACCTTCTACTTCCGCGTCGATTGGCTCACGCCGGACGGTCTCGGCACATGGGGGGACGGCAGAACGATCATCCTCGGAACGGAAGGCTATATCGAAATCCGAAAGTATATCGATATCGCTCGGGAACCGTCGGGGAACCATCTGTACCTCGTGAACGCGGAAGGCGAGAAACATTTTCATTGCTCGGGCCAGGTCGGCTATCCATACTTCGGGTTGTTCATCTTGGATATCCTTCATGGTACGGAGCAGGCTATGACTCAGGCGCATGCGTTCAAAGCTGCGGAGTTATGCATTCAGGCGCAGGCTCAAGCGATCAAGGTCGAATAGGCGCCTATTCAGGGAGGGCATATGATCAAGAGAAGCGAATTAAGGGCCGCGCAGGCCCGCACGGCCGACGCGTTACAGCGCGCGGGGATCGTCTTAACCGACGCGGAGCGGGAACAGATCGAGGTGGCGACGTTCGGACTGGACGACCTGGAGCGGGAAGGACTACAGTTGATTACGTACGAGAATAACGACCGTTACTGCGCGAAAGAGCTCGTGTTGTTCCCGCGCCAGACATGTCCGGAGCATCGGCATCCGCCGGTCGGGGACGATCCGGGCAAGAAGGAGACGTTCCGCTGCCGCCGAGGGACGGTGTACCTTTACGTAGAGGGCGAACCCACGCAATCCATCGCCGCCTCGCTGCCGGCTGGCAGCGAAGCGTATTATACGGTATTTCGGGAAATTGTACTGCGGCCCGGGGAGCAGTACACGATCCCGCCCAATACGAAGCATTGGTTTCAAGCCGGGGAGGACGGCGCGGTCGTGTCGGAGTTTTCCAGCACGAGCCGGGACGAGTACGACATCTTCACCGATCCCCGCATCGAGCGGATGCCGGTTGTCGTGGAAGACTGAAGGGACGCCGCAGGCGTCATGGATCACCCCCGTAAGACGTGCACCGGAATGGTTGGTCAGGTTGAACAACCTTCCGGGCACGTCTTTCGGTTTTTGGCAGAAGTGAACACTCTGTCCGCCGACAGTGGTAAGGTTCGATGGAGAAACGTTTGCCGCATAAGGGCGGACGAAGGCCAATTGTGCTGATCGACAAACGGTCGATCAGCACAATTTTTTTATTGAGCTATTCTTTCGAAACAAGGAAATAAATAGTTGACAACGTTTACAACAGAGAATAAAATCAGATCAACAAGTTAGTAAGTAAAGTTAACTAACTATAAGTTGGAAGAGGTTATGATCATGCACAAGTCAATCGGCGTACAACCTAATGATCTGCGGGAAACGAATCGGTTGGCCGTTCTCAGACAACTGCAAAATCGAGTTGCATCTCGGGCAGACCTTTCATCCGAACTTGGCCTGAGTAAACCTTCCGTTTCATCGATTATTGTCGAACTTATGGAATTAGGTCTAGTGGAAGAAATCGGGCACGGCGAGTCCAAGGACACGGGCGGCAAACGTCCGATCATGCTCAGCTTGCGAGAAGACGCCGGACTGTTTATCTCCATATATTTCAACAGCGAATGGCATGAAATTTCTCTTATGAATTTTAACCAGCGCATTGTCGCATACAAGAAGCAAAGCAGCACAGTGTATCCGGATTTTCGGCGAACGTTTGCGGACATTGCCGACGACGTTAGGGAGATGATTCGCGAGGCCCGTGCCGCCGGCAACTCCCAACCGATCCTCGCATGCGGGGTCGTACTGAAAGGGACGGTACATGCGGAGCAAGGGTTAATGTCTTATACGGCAACGATTCCGGATTGGCGGGACGTTCCATTAGTCGCTTTCTTGGAAGACGAGCTGCAGGTACCGGTGTTTATCGAGAACGACGCTAGGGCGAACACGTTATTCGAACTTTCCAATCTTCACGATCGTCAAGAAGGTACGCTTGTTTATGTTTCCGTCGGATTGGGGATCGGTACCGGGGTGGTGTTAAGCGGCAATATTTTCCGAGGCGATCAGGGCGGGGCCGTCAACTTTGCGCATACTGCGATATTGCAAGGCGGACCGATCTGCAGTTGCGGGAATCGCGGCTGTTGGGAAGCGGTAGCGTCGACGAAAGCATTTTTGACGGAGCTTTCCAATAGGGATAGCCGATACATTGGCGCAAGCTTATCCGAGGCCTTGGATCGCTTTGCAAGTTCCGGCGACGATACCGTTCGCGAGGTTTTACACGATTACACGGCATACTGGCTCGGCATCGGACTCGCTAATATTATGAACATTTTTAATCCGCAAACAATCATGATCCAAAGCGAATTCAATCGGGTAGGCGATTGGTTTCGGGAACGCATCGAGGAAGTCGGCAAAAACCGGGCGCTTCCGTTCGCTAGGAACACGAAAATCGTATATGCGGGGCAACACGAATACCTTCATTTGAAAAGCGCTTTTGCGGTCGTCATGCAGCATTTCCTATCTAAAGAGCACCACAAAAAATTCCCGATCCAAAAATTGTTCGAGAACATTGGAGCCAACGGATGATGAAAAAAACGGAACTGTTGCGAAGAGTCGGGTCCATAAGCCAACTCGCAGGCTTTCAGAAACTGATGATTACGGAGGGAAAAGGCAAAGGGAACGAGATCATCCAAGTCCGGAACGGGTCCGGGCTGATGTTCCAGATTGCCGTAGATCGCGCATTCGATATCGGTTACTGCGAGTTTCAAGGAGTACCGGTTAGCTGGCTGTCTCCTACCGGTCCGGTAGCGCCAAGTTACTACGACAAGGAAGAAAGAGAATGGAACCGCAGCTTCGAGGGCGGGTTGTTCGCGACATGCGGGTTGACCTACATGGGCAAGCCCAGCGTGGACCAAGGCCAAGCGCTTGGGCTTCATGGCAGGATTTCGTCGACGCCGGCGCATGTTCTGGCGACGGAAGCCTCATGGCAAGGGGAAGAATATTGGCTTTCGTTCAAGGGCGAAGTGCGCGAGAGCTCGGCAATCGGGGAGAACGTGAAGCTGGAGAGGACGATTCGCACCAGATTGGGCTCGAATGAGATCGAGGTTACGGATCGCGTAACGAACGAAGCGTTCCAACCCGTCGAGCACATGGTTTTGTATCATTTCAACTTCGGGTACCCGCTGCTGAGCGAGACGGCGCACATTCGGCTTCCCGACGCTCGGAGGAGATGGATTGCGGGGGATGGGCCGACGGATGGCTGGGAGCGCTTCGAGCCGCCTCAAAACGATTTCATGCCGACGGTCATGCTCCACGAGCTAGCGGATTCGCAGGAGGACAGTGCAAGCGTTGTCATTGAAAATCTAATCGAGCATAACGGCAGAAATAAACGTATCAGCGTCCGCTTAGAGTTCGACCCAACGGCGCTTCCGTTCTTGACGCAGTGGAAACATGCGGGATCGGGACGGTACGTGATGGGCATAGAGCCGAGCAACGCGACGACGGAAGGCAGAGAGACGCATCGTCGTCTGGGGACGCTCCCGTATTTGGAACCCGGCGAGACGAAGGAGTACCGTTTGAAATTCAGCATCGAACTCGAGGAAGGGGATGAGCTGGCTCCATGAACGTCATCTGTGTTTTGCTCGATACGTTGCGGCGGGATCATGTCGGATGCTACGGGAATTCGAACATTCATACGCCGAATTTGGACCGGTTCGGCAGCAACGGCGCCGTTTTCCAAAATGCGTATTTAGGGTCTTACCCATGTATGCCCGCCCGACAGGATTTGTGGACAGGCAGGTTAAACTTTCTGTGGCGCGGCTGGTCCCCTCTAGAGTATGACGAGGAAGACCTGGTAACGCTGATTAGCCGTTCCGGTAAAACCAGCAT
This window of the Paenibacillus sp. genome carries:
- a CDS encoding extracellular solute-binding protein, which translates into the protein MRQSIRTSMMALLALLMATMMVLSACSGGGSEGGSGNEPQTGTEKTDGKSAEQPSGERITLKVELFDRNNTPAGEPPITDNFMTKYIQENFGDPNNIDVEFVTVPRAEEVDKLNVLMASGSAPDIVFTYNKPTVQNYVKSGGLTDLGPIIEEHGPNLKKVLGPSLPYGVFEGKQYVIPALRVIQSQTTTFIRKDWLDQLGLPLPETTDQFVEAMRAFKEKDPGNTGGKVIPYGYIDVFHTMPLVNSFWKWDEIDDKELYAVPRWLQPGSKEGYRLLNTMYNEGLLDPDFAIADEFSQQFAQQVVTGIAGAATPNTNEPVYNGYYTNLKANNPDAVLEPIDPFSTPDGKHPKPIYEPIGAYLMVPASSKNAVAAVKYLNWMADPANILVLQNGQEGVSYEMSDDGLPVLLDTPEAQNLLYNYYDYCIILNGKYISTEDPNLNIAANAFDPDFKDFTVGSIQAGTNDGYTLPRVDIPVEAEIKYAKILEDFEKEMLAKIVTAKPDQFDKVYDEQVKEFLAMGGQAVMDGKMKAYDEFYKK
- a CDS encoding Gfo/Idh/MocA family oxidoreductase; this translates as MLNVAIIGAGAISPAHIQAYLQFPERCKIVAICDIYPEKAKQKVEEFRLDAEVVADYKQLLSRDDIDLVSVCTPPYTHAETAIAFLDAGKHVIVEKPMASSLEECDAMNEAAERSGKKLSVVAQNRFTTPMWKLKAVLDTKLMGPIVHTQVDSYWWRGHCYYDLWWRGTWEKEGGGCTLNHAVHHIDIFQWMNGMPSEITAVMSNTSHDNAEVEDLSIAIARYENGALAQITSSVVHHGQEQQLIFQGKRARVSAPWKVTASTSKSNGFPEEDKALEAKIQQAYDEQEDLAHEGHRGQILDVLTAIEGDGAVLVDGIQGRRTLELITAIYQSASTGRSVQLPLGPESPFYTREGILKNATYFYEKKTSVDNFNDNTITFGGNA
- a CDS encoding Gfo/Idh/MocA family oxidoreductase, giving the protein MTNRQDGMNYAPKGKPNRVVKAGEFAFAAIGLDHGHIYGMCNGLIEAGAELVAVYDPDPEKVKRFITAFPQAKAASSEEEVLNDPAVRLIAGACIPSERGALGLRALDSGKHYFVDKPAFTTQEQLEAARRKTEETGLKWGIYYSERLHVESAVFAGQLIEEGAIGRVVQVIGTGPHRANAPSRPDWFFDPAYYGGILCDIGSHQIEQFLFYAGAKDAKVLHSKVANYNFKNYQKFEDFGDATLVADNGATFYFRVDWLTPDGLGTWGDGRTIILGTEGYIEIRKYIDIAREPSGNHLYLVNAEGEKHFHCSGQVGYPYFGLFILDILHGTEQAMTQAHAFKAAELCIQAQAQAIKVE
- a CDS encoding D-lyxose/D-mannose family sugar isomerase, translating into MIKRSELRAAQARTADALQRAGIVLTDAEREQIEVATFGLDDLEREGLQLITYENNDRYCAKELVLFPRQTCPEHRHPPVGDDPGKKETFRCRRGTVYLYVEGEPTQSIAASLPAGSEAYYTVFREIVLRPGEQYTIPPNTKHWFQAGEDGAVVSEFSSTSRDEYDIFTDPRIERMPVVVED
- a CDS encoding ROK family transcriptional regulator, which translates into the protein MHKSIGVQPNDLRETNRLAVLRQLQNRVASRADLSSELGLSKPSVSSIIVELMELGLVEEIGHGESKDTGGKRPIMLSLREDAGLFISIYFNSEWHEISLMNFNQRIVAYKKQSSTVYPDFRRTFADIADDVREMIREARAAGNSQPILACGVVLKGTVHAEQGLMSYTATIPDWRDVPLVAFLEDELQVPVFIENDARANTLFELSNLHDRQEGTLVYVSVGLGIGTGVVLSGNIFRGDQGGAVNFAHTAILQGGPICSCGNRGCWEAVASTKAFLTELSNRDSRYIGASLSEALDRFASSGDDTVREVLHDYTAYWLGIGLANIMNIFNPQTIMIQSEFNRVGDWFRERIEEVGKNRALPFARNTKIVYAGQHEYLHLKSAFAVVMQHFLSKEHHKKFPIQKLFENIGANG
- a CDS encoding aldose 1-epimerase family protein, which translates into the protein MITEGKGKGNEIIQVRNGSGLMFQIAVDRAFDIGYCEFQGVPVSWLSPTGPVAPSYYDKEEREWNRSFEGGLFATCGLTYMGKPSVDQGQALGLHGRISSTPAHVLATEASWQGEEYWLSFKGEVRESSAIGENVKLERTIRTRLGSNEIEVTDRVTNEAFQPVEHMVLYHFNFGYPLLSETAHIRLPDARRRWIAGDGPTDGWERFEPPQNDFMPTVMLHELADSQEDSASVVIENLIEHNGRNKRISVRLEFDPTALPFLTQWKHAGSGRYVMGIEPSNATTEGRETHRRLGTLPYLEPGETKEYRLKFSIELEEGDELAP